CATAACCCCCTGGAACCCCTTTCCCTTAGAAACTCCGCTGACATCCACAGAAGAAACACTCTCAAAACACTCTATCCCCAAAGATTGCCCAAGAGAAAACTCCCCCAGAAAATCCTCAGAAACACGAACTTCCCTAAAATGTTTAAAAAGCTTATCTCCAAACTTAGCCATATGCCCAGAAAGAGGCTTGCCAACCCGGCGAAGAGCCGTGCGCGGATCCGAAACAACAATCTCTCCAAACGCCAACTGCACCGCTGAGTAGCCGTCAACCTCTACAGTTTTAATTTGAGAAACAATGTTATCTTCTAAACTGATTACGGAACAAGGAACTAAAACCCCCTCCTCATCGAAGACGTGTATCATCCCTCTTTTCCTTCCCATCAAACTAAGCTGCGCTTGCATAAAATACCCTACACACACACGACTTTAAAAACACAGTCGCCATCTCGTGAATTCGAAAAATAGTTGTCAAAGAATTTCCCTAAAAAGAAAAGGAACCTTTCCCCTAAGAAAATAAAAAGGAGAGGTTAACAGAGGGAGAAGATTTTTACAACAGAAAAAGAGGTTCTTAATAAAATACCTCTTCTATAGTTTACGGAAACAAAATGAAAAAGATTTTACAATAAAAAAGCCCGCAGTTTTTGCGGGCTTTTTGAGTTTTAAAAAGAATCTTGAACAGCCTATTGATCAGAAGACCAGACTTTGTACATTCCAAGACCTCCGATAGCCAATCCAACGGCGCCTCGAACGATAAGAGTAATTGGCTGAGTAATTGGAAAAGCTATAAGTTTCAAGGCATCCAGGAAGAGCTCCAACGATTTCTCTATAACACCACAAATTCCTTTCTTTATAGCTTTATGGTGCGCAGCCTTTAACGCTTCTACATCCTGCTGCAAGAGCTCCTTCTCATCCAAGGAAACAACCCTTTCAGCAAATGAATTAGCGTGAAGCTCTAACGAAGCCATCGCTCTACTGAACTGTCTATTTTCTAACCCAAGCCCAATAGAACCTCCAACGACTCCTGCTGCATGGTTAGCCACCATTAAGTAGTCACAAGCGGCCGTTACACCAGCTTTAGTTTGTCGACAAATCAATCCCCCGTGAGTTAACCTGTCTGCAAGCAGCGTAGGCCTTAAAGTACCAAACGTAATAGCAAAGGTACCCGCCCCAACAGCATCGCAACCAGACTTCACAGCTGCAGCAAGGTACTCTCCTCTCGTCAAGTATTGCTTATTGTATGCCTTGCCTTCATTTCTTTCGTCAACGACACCCTGGGACTCCCCTGCAAAGGCATATCTAAAGTTTTGATAGCAACTCTTGACAGAAGCCACCGCCCCAGGAATACAACCATTGAGAGCATTGGTTAACCCTACAACAGTTCGCGCATCTTTCAATATACCGAGAACATTAGAGGCTGTAGCCAAAGACGCTTCGCTTCCCCCCTGCTGCAAAATAACACCTTTAGTAAGTTCTGCCGCCGCTATGGAAGCTTTTAAAGCTTTATCTACTCCTGCTGTTTTATTAACGTAGGCACTCACAGGGTTCCCCGGATCGCAAAAAACCCTGCTCAGAAGCGCCTTCTGAGAACCTTTTTTCATTGCAGGAACAGCAAATCTACATCCATGCTGCGCCATAGAGAATAACCTCACGCCACTCGCCATATACACCCCCGGCTAAAACTTAAGTTGTTAAGACCGAGCATTATATCACAACAAACTGAAATCACAAAGCCTTAATTCATTGAGAGCTTGCAGCGACCTCGTTCTCTGCTATTCCATTTAAAAAATTCTCTGTACTCAACGCTCCCTTGCCCTCTAACTTCACCTTTTTCAAAGATAAAGCTCCATCACGACAAAGCACCATCAAGTCTTTTTTCGAAACCCGCAAAAGATCCCCC
This is a stretch of genomic DNA from Chlamydiifrater phoenicopteri. It encodes these proteins:
- the rplC gene encoding 50S ribosomal protein L3, whose product is MQAQLSLMGRKRGMIHVFDEEGVLVPCSVISLEDNIVSQIKTVEVDGYSAVQLAFGEIVVSDPRTALRRVGKPLSGHMAKFGDKLFKHFREVRVSEDFLGEFSLGQSLGIECFESVSSVDVSGVSKGKGFQGVMKKYGFRGGPASHGSGFHRHAGSTGMRSTPGRCFPGSPRPSHMGANNVTIKNLRVVKVDVSRKVLLVCGAVPGGRGGLVVVRRSKVSGKE